AGGGCACTGTGAGTACCTGGCACACGGTAGGTCCCAGCACGAGTTCTTGCCGTAGCATCTGAACACTACTGATTAGGTTTCAGCTTCTTAGGATCTGGTGATTATTTGCTGACCAATTTATCAACTTCAATTGCTCAATTAATTGACAAGTTGATGAATTGCTTCTGTAAAAGCCAATATGCAAGTGCTAGCACTAGAGACTGTTAACAATGGCTGAACTCTGGCGCTGGACGAGAATTCTCCAGTCACCGGATTAATCCTGGAGCTCTGAGGACGAGTCTGGACGCAGACTCATCTCCTCCCCCACGTGACCGCAGCTGAGCTCATGAGGGACTCAGGCTGTCCACCTCAGAGCTTTAAACCTCTCTTGCCTGAGACAGCATTTCCTTCCAGCAGGCCACATGGCTTCCCCTTGAagggtaaatacacacacacacactcgtgcgcacacacacacacacgcatgcacacacgcagtcacatgcacacacacacacacacacacagacacagacacacacagagctgagagTGCTGAGAGACAAGTTTCCGTTCTTGCCTCCATGCTAGCCGGAGTCCCTGGGCCCAGTTAAATCATCTGGCTGTCTCCAGACTAGTGCTGAGGTTCATTCAGAATTCCCTTTGTCATTTTTATTCACATCTTTTTCCTTCAGCGGCCTTTCACCAGGGACACCCCAGCCTGCAGCACGCTTTGAAAATCGGAGAGGAGGGAGTAGAGCCGTGGACTACAGTGCTTTTGTGTTCCGTCTTGCTTGAGTTTGAACGTATTACAAGTCTAACAGTGGAAAATGGAAAATAATGTCGCAAGGCAAAAGAATGAACACTGTATATAAAGCTGTCAGGGAACAGTGTGTGCAAAAATAAGCATACGGCCACAGCTCACAACAAGACTGTGCAGTGACACTGCACTACGCTTCACAACAACAATGGTTCTGTCTCAACCATAAATGCAGCTTCAGCACATTTCTGTGAAATCTGGAGGCAAAATTCTGTTTACAAACACTGAACTGTTACCAAGTAGCGTAACACCACCATGGTCTCTGCAACTAGCGAATCACTCCGCTGATTCGAGTGCCTCTTTGAAGCCTCCAAGCCTGTCCAAGGAGCAGGCCAAATCCATTATCACATTTGTTCCaagtggacacaagtaaagagAGAACCCGCAAGGCATCACGTGAAGCATATATCTGCCCCCCACCCGACCCCCAACggaaatacagtttttttttttatctcctccAGAGCTTTAGTGGTCCTATTGTTTGACGTTTTCCTTGTGGTGTTTTCTGTGAAGTGTTAGTTAGTGCTTCTGTCTTCACACTCACCCTGCAGGGTAGGCCACCAGGCCGGAGCGCGGGTCACTGGCCAACGCACGGTTTCCTAATGTGGTGATCCCCAAGACCTTCTCAAGCGTCACCTGCAAAAACAGCAATAAAGAACCGAGTTGACATGGACACCATATTATCGTATTACGCCGCTATTATAACAAACAGTGGACAAAACCAGGAGGACAATATGACACCAGTTGTCATGAGAATAGCATTGGCCTGAAGTAGATAgctggtttgttttgttgtgatggTGTTTACATGTTTGGCAAGCAAGTCAGAGACTCAACAAACACAAAGCAAGATTATAGAGGAATGTGATAACAGTCCTGTTCACAGTTGAGACAATCTGCCGAGACATTAACAAACCTTAGCAGAAACCTTAACAGGAAGGAGTCAAAGCGCATTCTCAATATGTATGAGGAAAAAGTGCAGTTGGAAACAATAAGCATACATAACAATGCTGCCACATAAGAGGGTTTGTACTAAACTGTGGTAACGTACTGATCAGGGAAACTAGGTCACACTTCCTTTGTTCCTTTCTGATTAATATTGAGTGTTTGACAGGTCGGAAGTTGTCATTGAGTAATTCTGCTTTGCCAGCTGTGTTGCCAACTAGGCCCTGTGTCACTCTTTAATGTATCTGGCTGGGAGCAGTGGTTCTACTTTAGCTGCTGTACAGTAAACATGATCAGGAGCAACATGCTGGAGATTTAGTCAATTCAGCTGGAATTACACTTATTAGAAACCGGGCTGACCTTGGACAGTTTAAATGTCCAAAGACATTTAAATTCAAAATGTGTCACTGTAGTACACACAATGAAAAAGAAACGTTACAATAACAAAGATAACAACATGTAAATATCTTCTCCATCAACTTTTCAAATAAACTATTGTCTAGCTCAACTGCTAGATCAAGGTTCTTATAAGAGCCATACCAACATCATGGAGTTAATGCCcatggaacacaaacacacagataaaacataCATCTTCCGCACGTGGTAAGTTACTTAACTGTCTGCtaaatacaaatgcaaatgtacaCTTCACAGATAATGTAAAGCTTGCATCCAAACCATAGTCAAAGGCTGAAGTTTCTATTTATGAGAAAATAAATGTAGGCTAAAAGCACAGAAAAGAACTGCTAAATTAGGATCATCAATCATAAGCACTGTCAGCTGGGTGTTTCACCAGCACGGCATAAACAACCTTTAGTGTAGATAGAGAGCGAGTAACGCTAGCCTACATCAGCACTTACAGTGGGTCCTCTGGGCTTAAAAACTCTCCTCGGCTTCAGCATTTTCTCAAAAAGCCCAATCTAACTCGGCTCACAGCGCTTTCCCCCTTCCTCGGGAAGTCCTCCCCGTGTCCAGCTGTGTCCAGGGGTAGGGGTAGCTGACTGGACACTTCATGTCGCCATGTCAACAGACTGATCTAGCTGGGTCAAATCCATCATCCATTTAAAAAGTATGATGCATTGTTCTCACAAAAGaatgcacatactcacacatacagagtggagagtgagtgagagagagaaaaagagagagagagagagagagagagagaggagagagagagagaaagagagagctaacACCTGGAGAGAACACTGTCGAtccctgtcattctctctgtcaAATGAGCATGTCAGCTCTGCTCTGACTGTATTTACTGATGGAGCCTCATCACATGACAACTTCTGACTTCTGACAAAATGTGCACTGCTTAGACCAGCAGcctgtattttgtgttttcacCAGCAGGTTTTTTCATGTccttcaccccacacacacacacaccgtctttCAGTGCCCGTCATGGGCTCAAGGTGATATCTGGTGGTGTTGTAACAACGCCACATGGTAATAACCTTGCTAGCATGCCTGTTATAAATCAAAGAAGCCCACTGCAGATGTTGTCCTCAATTTCACCAGACAAGAGTTCAGACTAATGCACAGACGCCACACTGCCAGTGGGTCCAGCTGCGTGTGCAACACCAAGGGAACTTCAAAGACCTACTTAAAAAACGCCTATAGCAGGTAGCCTGAGACAGAGGAACAGTGGACCTGAAAAAGACATTATGTGTACACTTTGCCTCATGATGTTGTACTGTTACAAGCAAAGAAACAGATAAAAAATTTGGTATAAAGATGAAAAGACCTGAACAAAGCATCAATGACATCACTACTGACTCTTTCCATCTGCTAGAAAGCAATGCCTACTGTTTGAAGCCCAACCGTCAACACAAGAGCACATCATTTTCAGGTGATTCCCAGGTGCACCAAGACTTTCATGGTTTGTTTTGATGCAAAGGGGTTGCTTGAAGGCATACACATTTAGCCTGATGCccgagaacaacacacacacacacacaccccaaacacataacatacagAAATCAGACAGAACACATTGTGTAGCTGAGATAAAGGCTGCTCCTGACACAGTCTCCAGCCTATATCATAGCAGCCCTGGGGTGGTCTTGTGGGCAGATCTATACGTATTCACATTCAAGCTCATCCTCCTTTGTCTGGTGACTGACTCTAAAGGGGAGTCTTTGTCTGGGGTAGTTGTACACACATCCAGGCTATTTTTGTTGCCAAGATCAAGGCATCATTTAATAAAAGCCGTTGATATATCATCACGCTTTAAAAACCCAGAATACATCATATCTTGTTGAAAGAAGGGCCCTCATGCTGTGCATCTAAATTAGTCAGATAAACAGGTGTTATATTTATACGTGTTCTGATATTCGAAAATAAAACATTAGCCTACACTCTCCCATCAATAGCGCTGGTGTGTAGGATGTGAAAGACACATTTTGATAATGGCTAAAATTACCGTCTCACATTTTGTACCTCATTTTCACTTTAATCACATAACCATGACAAAGAAAGTCACAGGAACACTATTGGTTGATAAGGATACACATCCGAAAGATATGGTTTAGACCTGTTGTATGGTAATCAACCACTGAGTGAAGGGCTACATATTTATGTATAAATATCCAAATAGACAGGAATGTTTGGAAAATGACATCCCACATACAGAATTCAAGAACACAAAATATGACCTTAACCTTTTTATCTCTATGCCAAATGCAATGCCACAAATGGAAATATACTTGTTGCAGGTTTGCTATTATCTGTGCTTATCTATAAAAAGCACTTTTGTCTTGGTAGGCTCAGAACAAtggaaacaaaagagagaattaGCCTAGTAGGCTACATCAATAGCCAACTATCCAATCAGGTAAGGCCATCAGAGGCAATCCTCACTAGGCACTGGACGTTTTGAGAAAGCCATCACAGATAATGTCATTTCCAATCCGCTTATAAATAATCACCCTTGCTCCCTTGAGTGATGAGCACAATTTCACAGAATTGCAATCCGTCCCACAAATACCCGAGACAAATACGCAGAGATAATGAGTCGAAACTGTAACTGAAGCCTTTCAACAGGCGTATGTTAGGCTATTATCTATTCCTCTTAGTtttcatatttgttttcttcttcagaGGGAACTTTACTTCTACAATTGCCGTGATGTGTCCATTTTTCTTGAGGCAATGGTCATGGACAGTTCCTAAGTAACTAACACCCCGGAGCATTGACAGGAAAGTGCAGTTTAGACCGCCCTGCAGGACTGCACAGGCAATCAGGAAGGAATGCCACTCTCAAAGTGACTGAAGGACAATGTTTGCTTAGCAGCCACACACTCTACATTGGTGGCAGGCGATGATATGTTTACGATCATCTCCAATCTAAAcccatctgtttttttccctccacactgcctctctgtgtgtagaaGCAATCTCAATGGCGAAAGCATGGAATAGGTCAAAACAAGGAGCTTGATTCAAAGTCACAGTAGTAGCAGCCAGATGCTGTTTTTTCTTAAAAAGAGCCAGCTGACTTTAAGGCTACCAACGAGTCTTTTAGAGCTGTTACTGAATCCCCCTTTCAGTAGTCTACAGCGTGCACATCTGCAAGCCAGAAGCTGCAAGTGGGCAGACAAAAACGTGCCAATCTCACACATCTTCTCACCCCTGATTCAAATGCAATGTTTGAGGAGGGGAGTCCGTATTGGCACGGAACTTGTGTAGTAGAGGACCTAAACACAGCTGTAAAAGGTACTGCGTGACACATGGTCGCTTAACAATTCCATGGTTACCAATCAGGGATGCATTAGCGTTTAGAAATAACCACAGACAACAACATTGTCTCTGTACTTGAGACAATACTTCATCAATAACATGATCACCTAGGGAATTGAGCACATTCTATGTAGGAGCGGAAAGCCATAGGTGATATAAAAATGCATCATAGACGTGTCGAGGACAACCTTGCAGGCAAGCTTCATTCTGATGGAATTGACAAAGGGTGTGAAATGTTTCATAGCCTAACCTAACCTGTCCAATATACGGTAGTTCAaaattaattaggctatatcaGCTGATTTTTAAAAAGAATTTCAGGACGACATAAAATATAGACAGACCTAGTTCTGTTTCGTAAACACTTAAGTTCAGAAGATCTTCACTCTCATCGATAGAGCATTAAATGACCAAGTGTAGGTAGGCtatagcctacatacagtatgctgCATCGCTAACAATTTGCCGGCGAATGTATCCGGATTGTCGGTCAGTTACAGCTGGTTACGTACCTTGTTAGAAAGGTTCTCCTTGTTGTTCCCCGGTTTACTTCTTCTCAGTTTTATAGATGGTGAACGTAGAAGACTTTTAATCCGACTTTTAATTGTAGAACCTTCCACCGTCATCTTGGAATCTTTGtcaaaaataaatgaagaatTCATGAGTCCAGTCAGCTCTCTTGAGTCACTCCAGTGGAAAAATTAAAAGACGGATGCATAAACCATCTTAAAAATAGCTATTCATAATTTCTTATTAAATATACTGTCCGTACATTAGGACTGAGACGCGGCTATAGCTTCTTCATCGTCCTATGAAACCAATGTCTTTGAATGTTGTCCGACCGTTCTGCAGGTCCTAGTCGACTCCCGCGAGAACGCGGTTTCCAGTGAATGCATCTCAGTGAAATTAACCATGTTTAATTACTACAGTCAGCAATTATTTGACGAACAGGTCACACTCTGTATCTCAATGTCTTCTTGTGCCATCGCCTCCACGTCTCCTATATaatcagagagaaacacagttgGCGACGCATCACATCGACGAATCTGGTTGGTCGGAAGCCTTCAAAGCCTCTGAGAAAAAAATCCTTTGCTACAGCTGTCTGCCTAATCGCGAACCGGCGCATACAGTTCTAGCCCTAGACGAATGAATCTGTTCTCCTGCACTGTTTTACCAACGCAGCCATGCACATTCGATTAGCCACGATAACACATCTACTTTTCAACACACATTGCCTATATGATCATATCTAGATTAATTAGCCTATAACGTGAAGTTACGCTTTTGACAGTTGATGCCGATATAGCCCAATTGTTTAACAAATCTTTGTGACAACATTGCCTTCATATTCTTATTCAGACACCCAGTTGTAGGTTCCGAACTGAAAAGATCCTACCTCAACCAGCACAAGTCTTCTCTTGAAGCTGAGCCTGAATTTCTATTGTGTTTAGGTTTAAGAAGCACAAAATGTTGAGCTAGCCAGCATCGTAACAAAACAGCTAATGTATCGTTAGCTTAGTTTACCTGCAATTTGCGTTTCTCTATCTTAACCCACCATGGTGGAAGGAGTTGTaagctatgtgtgagtgtaacaTAATTACTTAAAAGGCAGGGATTATCACATTAAACCTGGAATTAGCTTCCTAGCAGCATCTAAAAGTTGATACGTTACAGGGGAAGGTGCACCTCTGTGCGTCTCTGATCAGCTGATCATTTGTTTGCAGAACTGTCTCTCAGAAATCCAAATAATGCAAATACAACTCTTggctaaactgtggatactggTATAGTGAAAAACAGTACATAAAATAAAGCTACAATCTACAGCTATGAATGTCTTGCCTCCCGAACACTGTGCTACAAGTTGTACATCTAAAAAATAACAGCAGTGTCCCCTAGTGACAAAGCAAGCCGTTACACATTTATCATCTGATAATTTACACAGCCCGACCATCTGTCATAAAAGAACCACTTGCGTTACTTATTTTCAAAGCAGCCCATGTATTCAAATTTACCACGTCACTATGTTTAATCCGTTTGAAAAATATTCTATAATCTGTTTCCACGTAGCTAGGTTGCTTCGAACACTTGCCGTTTGAAAGAAAATTAGAGacggtatgttaaattaaaataaaaaatgtaaaaagtgatttgtaaattctctttgacctgtattacattgaacacaatacaacattatttgatgttttacctcatgaatttAATAGTTTTTTCAAAATAAGCACTTCAATCAATTTCACTTCTTgcaacatataaaaaaaaacagcaaataatttaccactttgtaatgttgccattcctttGCACAACACTTAAACGACGTTTAGGGCTGAAGACACCAAGTGAGGAAGTgtttcaggtgtaactttgtcccattcttcctgcaaacaagtcttaaGGTGTGCAACAGTATGTGGTCGTCGTTGTCGCATTTTGCGTTTCAAAATGCACCACATATTCTCTATTGgggacaagtcaggactgcaggcaggccagtccagcacccacacacccttgctcctcagccatgcctttgaaatgtgtgcagaatgtggttttgcattgtcttggtgaaatatgcatgggcttCCCGGGAAAGAATGTcatcttgaaggcagcatataTTGCTCTaaaatctctatgtacttttcggcattaatggtgccatcacagaagtgtaagttacctttggcaagggcactgacacaacccaATGCGCCCTTGCCCTCTACGCACTGAAATGcctccagattccttgaatcttttaattatgttatgcaccgtggagggtaaaatatccaaatcccttcctatctttctttgagaaacattgtttttaaacatttcaattatttgctcaggcatttgttggcaaactggcaTTCCTCGGCCCATATTTGCTCCtaaaggactaggcctttcctggatgctacatttgtaccaaatcatgattacaatgacctgCTGACATCACTTGTTTgaaatcacatcattatttaattattctacctcattactacAAAATTGCACCCGTCCCAACTTTTTGGGGgatgtgttgcaggcctgaatggcaggaatggatgtatatttacaaataaaatgaagttgaccaggcaaaacatgaaatatcttgtgtacatactgtatgcaatGAGATACAAGTCGAggtacatttataaatcactgctttctttttttattcgcATTTTCCATACCATCCCAACTTTTTCTGTTTGGGGTTGTATTTAAGAAAACCATATCCAGCcaaatacatgcacaaaaaacacactggaCAGCCGGTCAGAAAAGAAATGCAACATTTATTGATTTAATGCCACCAGTATATCGACATGAATACGTTTGCTTCAGTTAttttaaaatgacaaaaacatgacCAGATCACCTCCAATATGCATTTtatcttttatcttttattAAGTACACAATATTCCTACATGAGTCctgtgaatgaaaaaaaatcaaatcaaacaattCTTTATTCAACAAGCTTATTCTTTTTCTTTGGACTGCTGTTGATTTTGATCACACTGATGGGTTCCACAGTTGTACCTCCAAAGTCATCTTTCTTTGCCAACTGCAAAAACTTCCTTCCCTGGCAGACCACCCTGTCCGCCGCCTTACGCATCTTTTCCCCAAAGCCTTGCTGAGTGTGGTAAATAAGCGGGTCCAGGCAGGCGTTCAGCGCATACAGCAACTGTGACGCCTCCGTCAGAAGATTCACCCAGTGCGCCACCCAGCACGTGTTCTTACAGTCATTCAGCGTGAAGAAGAGGATACAGGCGATGATGTGCAGCAACTGCCCCGGCACCCAACACACCAGGAAGTTGGCGATGAAGACTGAGATCAGCCATATGGACTTGTCCCGGCCCGGCATGCTGCCGCCACCGTGGCTCCACTGCTGCTGCGACTGCTTCATGCGGGCCATGATCTTCACGTAGCACGGGATGACCAGCAGCAAGGGAACAGACACCTGTATGGAGTAGTAGGATAGCAGATTGTAGGTGGCCCCCGTGGACCTGTATCTCGAAATGACCACCGACCCGCAGAAGCGGGCACGGTCCCTCCTCCGCACCCAGTAGAGGATGTTGGGATAGCTGAGGTAGATGAGGAGGGCGGTGATGGCCCAGAGGAGCAGTGACACCAGGGCGGCGTTGCGTGGCGTGCGGATCATGCGTGACTCCAGCGGGAACACGATGGCTAGGAAGCGGTCGGTGCTGATGGCGCAGATGAACATGGTGCTGGACGTGAGGCCCACGAAGTACATGATCTTCACCAGGATGCACCCGGTCTCCGTCATGGTCCAGTAGTAGTCCGCGCTCATGTAGACGGCCCAGGGGATGATGGAGGCCAGGTAGGCCAGGTCGCACAGGGCCAGGTTCAGGACGCCGATGGAGCCTATGCTCCAGGGTTGGGCGTGGCGCAGGCAGACCCATACACTGCCCAGGTTCCCAATGACGCCCAGGAGGGTCAGTATGTAGAAGATGGGAGGAATGACATTGGCTATGTACTTGCGGTTGGCTTGGCAGTCCATGTAAGGCACCAAGGGCAAGTTCAAGTCACTCACACGCGTGCAGTTTCTTGTCCAGGCCCAGTAATCGCTGTTATTAAGCTGAGACATGTCCTGTCAGGATTGACTCGTAGATAACCTGAAAAGGGAAAAATTGAAACATGATTGGATTTCACACCATTAAAATCACACTTCTCAATAATGTAATGAGGTTATATACTATTCCTAatgtaacatataataaccaaTGACACAGAAGCTTCCCTGTAATAGAATGTTTTCTATGTTCACTGCAACATTTGCAGACGCACTGATTAATggataattcatttcaaaacagATCAGTTCTTGTGAGGTTTAAAAATCTAAATCAGTAAAAGATGTTTAAGGCATCTACAGTTTCAAGATGTAGTGCTACGGACATGCCACAGAACTCACCAACAGAAGGAGCTGTGAGGTTCAAGGATAAGGGCACGATCTCTTTGTGGTCCAGAGTTTATAaaccctcctcctctgcccttcAGTGTCCCTAGCGAATACCCGTGAAGCTAAAATTCACGCAAGCTGTTGGAGAGCATTACACCACGGTCATCAGTTTGCAATTATATGCCCCTTAACCAATCCCTAAGCTAACATATAAATGTCAAGAGGAACTTAATTGAGGGCTAGTGAACATGGAAATTAGTCTTCCTTTAACAGAACAATTGTTAAGTGGCTGTTGGCTTCAAAACAAGTGAGAGAATACAGCTCATCTTTAACTGTGACGGTGGGTGCATTCTAACGTTACCACTAATAAATATTACTTGTCAAGCTTCAATCTCTACACGTTTCCATGTACCCTATATCTAGGTAGAACATATTGTTAATTAAAACAGAACACATCTGAGTTCCATCCAAGTTAAACATACACCTTTATTTACTCATCAAGGACACTTCTGTTCTTGTTTAggttctgtctgtcagtgtaacACTGTCTACATATGGACATCTTACAAAAATATTCTCATGCTCCTTACAAAAACCAGCACACAACCATGTTCATTTACAGatgaaagtctttttttttttccttagtATAAACAAACATTATATACACTGGACATATCAGGCTTATTCATAGAGGAAACCTACATAGTTATTATTGTACGCAATAAACATAGAAAAACTGACTAAATGTACACGCTAAATCTTCTTGCAGTATTCACAGTAACATACTTCTCTGGATAtttacacacagaaatgcactttGTAGTTTGTAGTAACTGAGGACTGTGAAAACTGAACAAAAGACTTGCATAAGGAATTTGTCCTGTAGTGAAACTACAATAGTCCACACTGTATTGATGTGCTCCAGTTGGTTTTGGGAATGTATGGGTGTGAGGGGAAAAATTGAAATGGTGCTCCTATGACTTTTAGGTGTGCATTATTTTGTACAATATTCCAATAATACCCAAGTAGGCAGCAAAGAAAGGACAGACAATTCAACCAACCAGTTATAGAGATAGATTGCTTGACTAAAATCCTATGCTAAGTGGCGAACTTGAAATAGTACACGCAAACCCCAGCGGTCCAAAACATTGAGAGTGACAATCCACACCTCTCTGAGCCAGCAACTTAAGTGTAAAGAGATCAACAAGCACAAAAGGCATGACGTtatacctaaaaaaaaaacctaaaaaaaaaaaaaacaactattaTTGCATTATTACAGTTAAAATATTGTCGCCATCTTCAAAGGCCTAATAGTTTTGTTTCTCACAACCATGATAAAAGATTGTGTTTAGTGTCAAGAGATAGGCGTGTCTTAACGCTTCACATTTCATTGCACAAACAAATGTCCATACAAAAGGTCAACTATTTCAGCCTCCCCCTACAGTTGTTTTTTCAAGTCCAAAGGGGCACCACAACAGTCACTTCCAACCCTGGAAGGAGAGCAGTGATCCACACCAGAGGCTAAATCAGTCCACCAACCTTACATTCTTCTTTGAACTAGCTTAACACTTAACAGTTATCTCCTATGCTTATGGTTTAAAGACAGTCTCCGCTCCAATATGGAGAGGGACCCCACCACACCTACAGAAATCTGTTACGACTATTCAGAAAGAAGACAAAGAAAGTGGTATGCGAACAGCCACCATCTCCGAGGCGTAACGATTTTAGTATGAGCATCTCATGTCTCCAGtaggcttctttttttttttactattgcATGTCCTCTTCCCGACAAGAGGAAAAACAACCGAAAAACTAACGAAAATGATATagtagctgtttttttttttagatttaaacTAAACCGAAAAAGAAAAGCAGCAGGTTCAAGTATTTCCTATACATTTTGAAGTTTGACCTTTTCCTTATCTTAAGATTTGCCTGTTTTCCCTGTTTTAGGATATATTACTGCAGTAAAGACCAACAAGACTTCTTTGGGATAGCATATAGGCACATCAGGCAG
Above is a window of Clupea harengus chromosome 14, Ch_v2.0.2, whole genome shotgun sequence DNA encoding:
- the LOC105899585 gene encoding C-C chemokine receptor type 5; this encodes MDCQANRKYIANVIPPIFYILTLLGVIGNLGSVWVCLRHAQPWSIGSIGVLNLALCDLAYLASIIPWAVYMSADYYWTMTETGCILVKIMYFVGLTSSTMFICAISTDRFLAIVFPLESRMIRTPRNAALVSLLLWAITALLIYLSYPNILYWVRRRDRARFCGSVVISRYRSTGATYNLLSYYSIQVSVPLLLVIPCYVKIMARMKQSQQQWSHGGGSMPGRDKSIWLISVFIANFLVCWVPGQLLHIIACILFFTLNDCKNTCWVAHWVNLLTEASQLLYALNACLDPLIYHTQQGFGEKMRKAADRVVCQGRKFLQLAKKDDFGGTTVEPISVIKINSSPKKKNKLVE